A genomic region of Stegostoma tigrinum isolate sSteTig4 chromosome 13, sSteTig4.hap1, whole genome shotgun sequence contains the following coding sequences:
- the crebrf gene encoding CREB3 regulatory factor isoform X3, whose product MPQPNVTGMDPPFGDAFCNRPFPDQVLTSTDLLGNNSDPDFMYELDREMTYSSRDDPLTLGDCKDLELLEPLNELLDSDPSYTSNWEQWDTCWEDLTKYTKLTSYDIWGTKEVDFLGLDDFSSPYQNEEVISRTPTLAQLNCEDSQPVLDSLYHPDLLKSLNQNSFTSSLAGKKLPANRAMPLVSSARSPCIDACMPETTQKLAKSVSSSATVDSVNTNPPLNTKIGPVLVDNKDFVKKAKVWINPVPLGKSTLGATQMHSDLSDDSCCSDIGANARKLEKKNVESIYSNKAPIVFKESNDSITQTETAEILSPPVSDHTQKKEEHNYSLFISDSLNEQSPSILQEDEDDDDDEEEEHDEGFGSEHEYSDNEEDDDDEEEEEEEEDKDDDDDVSDTFSEPGFENDTVDDIKDAVTGTSRKRSKRRYFWEYSEQLMPPPKQDRVLKPSEWDRDTLPSNMYQKNGLHHGLKTLLLQFDSSCNLTHR is encoded by the exons ATGCCGCAG CCCAATGTTACTGGAATGGATCCTCCATTTGGGGATGCCTTTTGCAACCGCCCATTTCCAGACCAGGTCTTAACCAGTACTGATTTGTTGGGGAATAATTCAGATCCTGATTTCATGTATGAACTG gaCAGAGAGATGACTTACAGCTCAAGAGATGATCCTCTTACCTTGGGAGATTGTAAAGACCTTGAACTTTTAGAACCATTAAATGAGCTACTCGATTCGGATCCTTCGTATACTTCAAACTGGGAGCAGTGGGATACATGCTGGGAAGACTTGACAAAATACACCAAGTTAACTAGCTATGACATTTGGGGAACAAAGGAAGTGGATTTCCTTGGGCTTGATGACTTTTCCAGTCCTTACCAAAATGAAGAGGTCATAAGCAGGACCCCAACTTTGGCCCAGCTAAACTGTGAAGATTCACAGCCTGTTTTGGATTCGTTATATCATCCCGATCTACTCAAGAGTTTAAATCAAAATTCATTCACCTCTTCTCTAGCTGGAAAAAAACTTCCAGCAAACAGGGCAATGCCACTGGTGTCATCTGCCAGAAGTCCTTGTATAGATGCTTGCATGCCAGAGACTACCCAAAAGCTAGCCAAATCTGTTTCTTCCAGTGCAACTGTGGACAGTGTCAACACAAATCCGCCCCTCAATACCAAAATAGGGCCTGTTCTTGTGGACAACAAAGACTTTGTTAAAAAGGCTAAAGTCTGGATCAATCCAGTACCGCTTGGTAAATCAACATTGGGTGCTACCCAGATGCACAGTGACCTATCAGATGATTCCTGTTGCAGTGATATTGGAGCTAATGCTAGGAAACTGGAGAAAAAGAATGTGGAAAGTATTTATTCCAATAAAGCACCCATTGTATTCAAAGAATCTAATGATTCAATTACTCAAACGGAAACTGCTGAAATCTTATCACCACCTGTCTCTGATCACACCCAGAAAAAGGAAGAGCACAATTATTCTTTGTTCATTTCTGATAGTTTGAATGAACAGTCTCCGAGTATTCTTCAAGAagatgaagatgatgatgatgatgaggaggAGGAACATGATGAAGGATTTGGTAGTGAGCATGAATACAGTGATAATGAGGAAGATGATGacgatgaggaggaggaggaggaggaagaagacaaggatgatgatgatgatgtcagTGACACCTTCTCTGAACCGG GATTTGAAAATGATACTGTAGATGACATAAAGGATGCAGTAACAGGCACCTCCAGAAAAAGGAGCAAACGAAGATACTTCTGGGAGTACAGTGAGCAGTTGATGCCACCGCCCAAGCAAGATCGAGTGTTGAAGCCTTCTGAATGGGATAGGGATACTTTGCCTAGTAATATGTATCAGAAAAATGGTTTACACCATG